The Candidatus Poribacteria bacterium genome has a window encoding:
- a CDS encoding FGGY family carbohydrate kinase produces the protein MNKHPRLALGLDSSTQSLSAVVIDIDTAEKCFEHSLDYRADARLNQFGIGEDYILPPSDEGEAEQPPLMYLASLDAMFADLREAGVSLEDILLINTSGQQHGHVYLNRDADALLAQLASFQNFDEDTRDLQILLKDAFAYPNAPIWMTANTSAQTEVVRNGVGGKAEMINLSGSDAPLRFTGAVVRRVGEQFPECYAATAKVQLISSFIPAVLTGNAEVPIDYGNGCGMSLMNYRTQTWDDVLLAATADDLPGGVGALQSKLPTLARPDSIVGSLAAYYIEKYGFDGRCAVIAGSGDNPQAKVPVAGDLLSLGTSFVNMVSTDGDTLDPEGFANAMYDGISRPFMFGCRTNGAMVWDAVRSQYGLAKEEYAPAEAALQAVAPGEFMAFWQPKTESFPVSGAFELMHATSQPTLAEDYTGIIETSLAAVYIYSAVFTKQTQAPLFVTGGATDSPEIMRRVAGIWNRPTLPVEKGGAALGAAVAGVKALYDANSDTEAESFDIEAFSASVLKRGEPIQPHPEDVAAYHGEGKYLQQFREKYEQIMAENPV, from the coding sequence GTGAACAAACACCCACGTCTTGCTCTCGGTTTAGATTCAAGCACACAGAGCCTATCTGCTGTTGTTATCGACATAGACACAGCTGAAAAATGCTTTGAGCATTCGCTTGACTATCGCGCCGATGCACGACTCAACCAATTCGGCATCGGAGAGGATTATATCTTACCGCCGAGCGATGAAGGCGAAGCCGAGCAGCCACCGTTGATGTATCTCGCCTCGCTTGATGCTATGTTTGCTGACCTACGTGAGGCAGGCGTGTCACTTGAAGATATCCTACTCATCAACACATCAGGGCAGCAACATGGGCATGTCTATCTGAACCGAGACGCGGACGCGCTTTTGGCGCAGCTTGCGAGTTTCCAAAACTTTGACGAAGATACACGCGATTTACAAATTTTGCTAAAAGATGCGTTTGCGTATCCGAATGCCCCTATCTGGATGACCGCGAATACCTCGGCGCAAACTGAGGTTGTCCGAAACGGTGTCGGTGGGAAAGCAGAGATGATTAATCTCTCCGGTTCGGATGCACCGCTCCGCTTCACAGGTGCTGTCGTGCGCCGTGTCGGCGAACAGTTTCCTGAATGCTATGCGGCAACAGCAAAAGTCCAGTTGATTAGCAGTTTTATTCCAGCAGTGCTAACGGGTAACGCCGAAGTTCCTATCGACTACGGAAACGGATGTGGCATGTCGCTCATGAATTACCGGACCCAAACGTGGGATGATGTGCTGTTAGCAGCAACCGCGGACGACTTACCGGGTGGTGTGGGAGCACTTCAGTCAAAATTGCCAACACTGGCGCGTCCAGATTCCATTGTCGGCAGTCTCGCTGCGTATTACATAGAGAAATACGGCTTCGATGGTCGCTGCGCAGTGATCGCAGGCTCTGGTGACAACCCACAAGCGAAAGTGCCGGTTGCTGGAGATTTGCTCAGTCTCGGGACGAGTTTCGTCAACATGGTCTCAACCGATGGCGATACACTCGATCCAGAGGGATTTGCCAACGCGATGTATGATGGCATTAGTCGTCCCTTCATGTTCGGATGCCGTACGAACGGCGCGATGGTATGGGATGCAGTGCGAAGTCAGTATGGATTAGCGAAAGAGGAATACGCACCCGCAGAAGCGGCGTTACAGGCTGTTGCCCCCGGCGAGTTTATGGCGTTTTGGCAGCCGAAGACCGAGTCCTTCCCAGTCTCTGGTGCGTTTGAATTGATGCACGCCACATCACAACCCACGTTGGCAGAGGACTATACCGGTATTATTGAGACGAGCCTTGCTGCCGTTTATATTTACTCCGCTGTCTTCACAAAACAAACACAAGCACCTTTGTTCGTAACCGGCGGCGCAACAGATAGTCCTGAAATCATGCGGCGCGTCGCGGGAATCTGGAATAGACCGACGCTGCCGGTGGAAAAGGGCGGTGCAGCACTTGGAGCCGCTGTCGCAGGGGTCAAGGCACTCTATGATGCAAACTCCGACACAGAAGCCGAATCTTTTGATATTGAGGCGTTCAGTGCTTCGGTCTTGAAACGCGGCGAACCCATTCAACCCCATCCCGAAGATGTCGCTGCCTATCACGGTGAGGGAAAATATCTCCAGCAATTTCGTGAAAAATACGAGCAAATTATGGCAGAAAATCCGGTATAA
- the trxB gene encoding thioredoxin-disulfide reductase: METNTNNVEDRNIVIIGGGTAGFAAGVYTSRAMLEPILITGEALGGQLSLTLDLENYPGFFGNEAGVFIQGMQEQAERFGTEVKFDTVTAVDFSQHPFAITTYEKEYRAKSVIICTGASPRTLDISGEEEYGGRGVSYCATCDGFFFQDQRLIVVGGGDAALEEGIFLTKYASEVYIVHRRDQLRASQIMQERAFKNDKIKFIWDTVVEEINGDAEKVTGATLKNVKTGETQLFPIDGVFIFIGHIPNTELFTDVIHTDEQGYIIVDEMQRTNINGVYAAGDVHDHVFRQAITAAGAGAAAAIAAEKFVAELENRAYPGN, from the coding sequence ATGGAAACCAATACAAACAACGTAGAAGATCGAAACATTGTGATTATTGGCGGTGGGACTGCTGGTTTTGCCGCAGGTGTCTATACGTCTCGCGCAATGCTCGAACCTATCCTCATTACAGGAGAGGCTCTCGGTGGGCAACTCTCCTTGACGCTTGACCTTGAAAACTATCCAGGTTTCTTCGGCAACGAGGCGGGCGTTTTTATACAGGGTATGCAAGAGCAGGCGGAGCGGTTCGGCACCGAGGTTAAATTTGATACCGTAACGGCGGTTGACTTTTCACAACACCCGTTTGCTATCACGACCTACGAGAAAGAATATCGCGCCAAATCCGTGATTATATGCACGGGTGCCTCACCGCGGACGTTGGATATTTCGGGTGAAGAGGAATATGGCGGACGGGGTGTCTCTTACTGCGCAACATGCGACGGGTTTTTCTTCCAAGATCAGCGGCTCATTGTAGTTGGTGGTGGTGATGCAGCATTGGAGGAAGGTATCTTCTTGACAAAATACGCCTCTGAAGTCTATATCGTTCATCGACGGGATCAGCTCCGTGCAAGCCAGATTATGCAGGAACGCGCCTTCAAAAACGATAAAATCAAGTTCATCTGGGACACGGTCGTTGAAGAAATCAACGGCGACGCAGAAAAAGTGACAGGTGCCACCCTCAAGAACGTTAAAACCGGTGAGACGCAACTTTTCCCGATTGACGGTGTATTTATCTTTATTGGACATATTCCGAACACAGAACTCTTCACAGATGTCATACATACAGACGAGCAGGGATATATCATTGTGGATGAGATGCAGCGCACGAACATAAACGGTGTCTATGCCGCAGGCGATGTACATGACCATGTATTTCGTCAGGCAATCACCGCTGCGGGAGCAGGTGCTGCAGCCGCTATCGCCGCTGAAAAATTTGTCGCAGAATTGGAGAACCGCGCCTATCCGGGAAATTGA
- a CDS encoding trypsin-like peptidase domain-containing protein produces MKTRISFFMSAIIVFLLAFNALTANSQSAESRGTKLAELEKRIEALEEQLVESRQNPFATAIEKAMPAVVKVNVYDTNGKYFSNGSGVIIEDRYILTNYHVIENASYIGVVAVLDEEADIPVDIPVNLIGGDPRTDVAVLKTSDPDFFPLLQYSQEIEWGNSDEIQVGEWAMGLGYPYAPRGETHPTVTVGVVSATKRTMLSENFADLIQTDASINPGNSGGPLVNIDGKLIGINTMIYGRRKKTDEIIREGLGFAIPINTARNIMAQIKLYGCVVPFDLGMETQQVTKKSTSYSLHGFNEVDVSVHVSAVKENGAAANIGIKVGDHIIGVKHSNGTETIVVNKEHFKSLMHIWPIDKKVTLAIVKNKKLDYFTLHAKRPAPKLRMTVRQPNPKDLQKYQNWG; encoded by the coding sequence ATGAAAACACGAATTAGTTTTTTTATGAGTGCAATCATAGTGTTCCTATTGGCTTTTAACGCGCTAACTGCTAATAGTCAATCTGCAGAATCAAGAGGCACTAAGCTTGCCGAGCTCGAAAAACGGATAGAGGCGTTGGAGGAGCAATTAGTGGAATCTCGCCAGAATCCATTCGCCACGGCTATTGAGAAAGCCATGCCCGCGGTTGTGAAGGTAAACGTGTACGATACAAACGGGAAATATTTCAGCAACGGTTCAGGTGTTATCATTGAAGATAGATACATCCTGACCAATTATCATGTCATTGAAAATGCCTCTTACATCGGAGTTGTTGCTGTCCTAGATGAAGAAGCGGATATACCTGTTGATATTCCAGTAAATCTAATTGGTGGTGATCCCCGGACTGATGTAGCAGTTCTCAAAACATCAGATCCCGATTTTTTTCCCTTACTACAATACTCACAAGAAATTGAATGGGGCAATTCCGATGAAATTCAAGTGGGTGAGTGGGCAATGGGACTTGGATATCCCTATGCACCTAGGGGTGAAACACACCCTACTGTCACTGTTGGAGTTGTTTCCGCAACCAAGCGAACGATGTTGAGTGAAAATTTCGCTGATCTTATTCAAACAGATGCTTCTATCAACCCAGGCAATAGTGGAGGCCCGTTAGTCAACATAGATGGCAAACTTATCGGCATAAACACAATGATATATGGTCGTCGAAAAAAAACGGATGAGATTATTCGGGAAGGCCTTGGCTTTGCTATCCCTATAAACACCGCAAGAAATATCATGGCACAAATTAAGTTATATGGATGTGTGGTTCCTTTTGATCTTGGAATGGAAACACAACAAGTAACAAAAAAATCTACTTCGTATTCACTGCATGGATTTAATGAAGTAGACGTAAGTGTTCACGTGTCTGCTGTAAAAGAGAATGGGGCCGCTGCCAATATAGGTATCAAAGTTGGGGATCATATCATAGGTGTCAAGCATTCCAACGGAACTGAAACCATCGTAGTAAATAAAGAACACTTTAAAAGCTTGATGCATATTTGGCCTATTGATAAGAAAGTCACCCTTGCAATTGTGAAAAACAAAAAACTTGACTACTTTACGTTGCACGCCAAACGTCCTGCTCCAAAGTTGAGGATGACGGTTAGGCAACCCAACCCGAAAGACCTGCAAAAGTATCAGAATTGGGGGTAA
- a CDS encoding Ldh family oxidoreductase codes for MNVVPKEFIRVMPDVMQDFVSEAFQKAGTSEEDAAHIAHLLVLTDLRGVFSHGTRQTPGYVGMMLDGNVNPRPNVRCIDESPTTAVYDGDGGMGHFASYHAAEAAVKKAKEMGLGAATSRNHFHFGSAGKYTRLALEADCAGFAVSCHRFRHGPGSTIATATGASPMSFAIPAGNQPPIVVDMATGIDAKLPLEQAFEQSPAAFFKMLGLSHVSHALGGFVAGIWLFDKPPDPPTIWEGANQGAFIAAIDISRFRPIDEYKAEIDQHIQDARQMQPAPGYDRSDLPGGLEWEREQEWAEIGIPVGTEHQEQLKTVAERVGIPLPF; via the coding sequence ATGAATGTAGTACCGAAAGAATTTATCCGCGTGATGCCGGATGTGATGCAAGACTTCGTCAGCGAAGCCTTCCAGAAGGCAGGGACCTCGGAGGAGGACGCTGCACATATAGCACACCTGCTGGTTCTCACGGATCTACGGGGTGTGTTCAGCCACGGCACGCGCCAAACGCCGGGATATGTCGGGATGATGCTTGACGGCAACGTAAATCCACGCCCAAACGTCCGCTGCATCGATGAATCCCCGACGACAGCGGTCTATGACGGCGATGGTGGTATGGGACATTTTGCCTCGTATCATGCTGCAGAGGCAGCGGTCAAAAAAGCCAAAGAGATGGGTCTGGGTGCCGCAACGAGTCGGAATCACTTCCACTTTGGGAGTGCTGGCAAGTATACACGGCTTGCGCTTGAAGCGGATTGCGCAGGGTTCGCGGTCTCTTGCCACCGTTTTCGACACGGTCCCGGGAGTACGATTGCTACAGCAACTGGCGCGTCGCCGATGAGTTTTGCGATTCCGGCGGGCAACCAGCCGCCCATAGTCGTTGATATGGCAACCGGCATTGATGCCAAATTGCCGTTGGAACAGGCGTTTGAACAGAGTCCCGCCGCGTTTTTCAAGATGTTGGGTTTGAGTCATGTAAGTCATGCACTCGGTGGGTTTGTGGCAGGCATCTGGTTATTCGATAAGCCGCCGGATCCGCCAACAATCTGGGAAGGTGCCAATCAAGGTGCTTTCATTGCAGCGATTGACATTTCTCGGTTTCGACCGATTGACGAGTATAAAGCAGAGATCGACCAACACATCCAAGATGCACGACAGATGCAACCTGCACCGGGTTATGACCGATCAGATCTGCCCGGCGGTTTAGAATGGGAGCGCGAACAGGAATGGGCTGAAATCGGCATCCCCGTTGGCACAGAACATCAAGAACAGTTGAAAACAGTTGCTGAACGCGTTGGCATCCCACTGCCGTTCTAA